A segment of the Aerosakkonema funiforme FACHB-1375 genome:
ATTTTCTGGGGTTGCATTCTTGCCAATCAACAACACTGCACGACGGTTTAACAGCTTTGCAGCTTGAATACTTTCCCGATAAAAGCTACCAGGAGTCATAACTGCGGCTGAACCAAGAGTAAAAACGATCGGTGGTTCGCCTGTATCCAAAAATTGTTTGAGTTCGGGCGTGAGTTCCGCTTTTCCCTCGCTACCATCATAAAATGTAAACCCTGCGATCGCCGTATTTTTTGGCCAATCAGGTTGAGGTTTTGCGAATGTTGACGAGAACATCGCCAACACAAGGTAGGGAGAATATTTATCATCTATAAACGGATTGCCAACTAGGGGAGGCAAACCGAGTTCGCGTCGTAGTTGATGAATCGGTTCTGCCCAAGATTTAGAAATAACTTTTGATAATTGAATTATACCTTGGCTGAAAATAGATCCAAGCTGGCGAAACTTACCTAACAGTGGAAACACAGGGATTACTGACGGGTCATAAACAGATAGAAATGAGGCTGGTTGCAGAACAGCAAACGCCCACCGCATCCCTAATTTTTCCGCAACCAATCGCGCCGCCACAACTCCTTCACCCGCAATAATAAAGTCTGCATCTTTGGTAACGTTCATCAAATCTGTGTAGGTTTCGCGTAAATTCGCACAAACCCAATTTTTGATGACATACTCCGTCCCCGTTTTCAAATCCATCATTCGCGCCATCTCTTGAGGATCGCTCAAAGCCGTATTATCAGGGCGCATTCGATGAAACTCAAATCCCAAAGCTTCAATTTTGCCTTGATATTCCTGATGAGTTGCAAACACTACATCGTGACCGCGCTTTTGTAACTCCAGTGCGATCGCAATTTTCGGATGCAGATCGCCAAAAGAACCAATGGTAGTTAAAACAATACGACTCACGATTTTGGCTGAGTATGGGGAGTGAATAACATTGATTATTTTATCATTATTTATGGTTTCTGGGTGTAGTGCGATCGCACATTAAATTTATCTTAATTAACCTTCACAGATTAATGCTATAATGTTATTTGCTGTCTCCTCCTCCTGGAATATAATGGTAATGAGGATTTATGAATTTTAAATTAGTTGATTCTTTAGTGCAGTTAATCGAATCTCTGGATATAGAAGAATACGCTTTATTGCAAGATAAATTACAAAATAGAATAATTCAGAAAACAGCAGGAGTCTGTGGGGGTCATGCCTGCATCCGTCAAACGAGAATACCAGTCTGGACTGTAATTTCTTTGCAACAGCAAGGAGCCGATTATCAAGAAATTATCCGAAATTTTCCCAGCTTAACGATACCTGATTTGAGCGCAGTACAGGCTTACTATGAAAACAATAAAGTAGAAATCGATCGAGTTATTGCTTACCACCAAGATGATGCTGATATAGAAATCGATGATTAGATTTTACTCAAATGAAAATTTTCCTTTGGACATGGTGCAAGCTTTACGCGACTTCGGCTATGATGTGCTGACATCTTATGAGTCTGGACGAGCCAATCAAAGGATTTCAGATGATGAAGTTTTAGCCTTTGCCAAGAGTGAACAGCGAATTGTAATTACCCTAAATCGAGATGATTTTATTGCCTTGCATCGCCGGAACAAAGACCATGCAGGTATTATTATTTGTAAGGACGATCGAGACTATCAAGGGCAAATAGAATTTCTCTATCACTATTTATTATCTCAAACTGAAAACCTTGAGCATCGTCTCATTCGAGTGCTGAAACAGAATCAACCCAAATATGCTCAACCAATTTTTGTGATTAGGGAGTACTTATAGAGATTGTATTTAAGCCGTAAATTTTAACTGTTTAAAGGTGAAGTTAGCACAGTTGGAAAATGCCCATCTCAAGGAGTTGATCGCACTGGAATTACATTGCGATCGCAATTTTAGGATGCAAATCGCCAAACGAACCAATGGTCGTTAAAACAATACGACTCACGATTTTGCCTGAGTATGGTGAATAAATAAGGTAGATTATTTTATCATTATTTATGGTTTCTGGGTGTGGTGCGATCGCATCCAAATACAATATAACATTGTCACCAGTAACCATCCCGACGCACAGCAAAAACCAGGAAAGGCAACAGGAATATTCGGTAAAGACTGTGCATTAACTTCAATCACCTGATTAATATAAGGTTGGACAAAATTATCAAAAGCGTTTTCTAACGCTTCCCGTTGTTTGAGTTTATCTTGTTGGGTATCCATGATTCACCTCGTTTTTTGGCTTTGAGGTGAATTGTTTTTTTGGGCTTTTGCCCAATCAAACCCAGCGATAAAATTCTGAAACCCTTGTATAATGAGACTTAGGGGCTTGGGCAAACCCCTCCGTTTGGGCAAGGGGTGATCTTGAAGCTAAAAATGTAGCGATGGCACGAAAATACGGGAAAAACGAAACCACACTAAGCAACGTCTTAAAATTGGTTAAGGCGTTACTCGCACTTGCAGATGGGGAAATAGCCGTTCCAGGGGATAAGCTGAAAGCTACATTTAAAGTGGAATGGGTCAAGGAAGATGAGTTGCTGGTATCGGGGAAAGTTCAGCAGAAACGAAACAACAGAACCCAATACGTTGAGAAAGGTATAACTAAAGAAGATTTATGGACATTGGTAGAATGTTTGGGAGAAGCGTTAGAACTTTGCCAACCCAAGGATGAAGAGAAAGTAGATAATGTACAGAGAAAAGCTAATGCAATTCAAGATATTCTGGACTGCCTAAAAGATTTAGATATACTCGCTCCTAAACCTAGTGCAAAAACTCAAGGCTTTTGGAAATTTTCCCTGAAGCTGAAACATCAAACTGCTAGAAAAGAAGATAATTTAAAAGTAATTGACGAGCGATGGAAGATTAAAATTGGTTCTGTCACAGTAGAGACATCCCATCAAACGGTGATATCGAAAGATAAACCCATAAACTGGCAAGAAATCTGTCGGCAAAACCTGGCGCTACAAAAACAACTCACCACCAACCCCTTTACCAACGCCTACGGGGTGACACCGCAACTCGATGACATTTATGTTCCTTTAGCAATTGTTGAAAGCAAACCGCCTAAATCTCACTCAAGAAATCAGCCAAAAGAAAAGGAAGAAGAAAAACTTATTCCCATTGCGGAAGAATGCTTTTTTGAGGATGTATTGCGACAAGGGAAAAGCCAAATTAGTCAAGGGAGAAAAATAGCG
Coding sequences within it:
- a CDS encoding DUF5615 family PIN-like protein — protein: MIRFYSNENFPLDMVQALRDFGYDVLTSYESGRANQRISDDEVLAFAKSEQRIVITLNRDDFIALHRRNKDHAGIIICKDDRDYQGQIEFLYHYLLSQTENLEHRLIRVLKQNQPKYAQPIFVIREYL
- a CDS encoding NACHT domain-containing protein gives rise to the protein MARKYGKNETTLSNVLKLVKALLALADGEIAVPGDKLKATFKVEWVKEDELLVSGKVQQKRNNRTQYVEKGITKEDLWTLVECLGEALELCQPKDEEKVDNVQRKANAIQDILDCLKDLDILAPKPSAKTQGFWKFSLKLKHQTARKEDNLKVIDERWKIKIGSVTVETSHQTVISKDKPINWQEICRQNLALQKQLTTNPFTNAYGVTPQLDDIYVPLAIVESKPPKSHSRNQPKEKEEEKLIPIAEECFFEDVLRQGKSQISQGRKIALIGEPGSGKTTRLQKIADWILEQDLGLPIWISLADLTQTTITQYIEEIWLKQTGKNLTIDELTQQKERIWLLLDGLDEMTSRVETRHVSALLGGWVQAARVVVTCRVNVWEADKNAFSGFDVFRNLPFEVEQVELFIRRWFSEDNR
- a CDS encoding glycosyltransferase, translated to MSRIVLTTIGSFGDLHPKIAIALELQKRGHDVVFATHQEYQGKIEALGFEFHRMRPDNTALSDPQEMARMMDLKTGTEYVIKNWVCANLRETYTDLMNVTKDADFIIAGEGVVAARLVAEKLGMRWAFAVLQPASFLSVYDPSVIPVFPLLGKFRQLGSIFSQGIIQLSKVISKSWAEPIHQLRRELGLPPLVGNPFIDDKYSPYLVLAMFSSTFAKPQPDWPKNTAIAGFTFYDGSEGKAELTPELKQFLDTGEPPIVFTLGSAAVMTPGSFYRESIQAAKLLNRRAVLLIGKNATPENLSQDIIAVGYTPYSQIFSRACAIVHQGGIGTTAQALRAGRPTLVMPYSHDQPDNAARVERLGTSRTIPRKQYLAARVAKNLRELLENPNYAAKAAEIGPIIQSENGVGVACDAIEKQL
- a CDS encoding DUF433 domain-containing protein yields the protein MNFKLVDSLVQLIESLDIEEYALLQDKLQNRIIQKTAGVCGGHACIRQTRIPVWTVISLQQQGADYQEIIRNFPSLTIPDLSAVQAYYENNKVEIDRVIAYHQDDADIEIDD